In a single window of the Lacerta agilis isolate rLacAgi1 chromosome 15, rLacAgi1.pri, whole genome shotgun sequence genome:
- the LOC117059848 gene encoding transcription termination factor 1, mitochondrial-like, with amino-acid sequence MRGLVNMKNKQLFNMNSWLVKLSTDIIFRGDSTRFLCLKIDSSSDELDKENNILVKNLAGMGVDVKMVRKRQPGVLKRQITNEDGLKIFLQGKGANREAIASIISRYPRAITRSHQSLKERWEIWRSILMTDTEIVTILKRSPESFFRSGNNENMQKNITLFCSIGLTSKDLCNMLTRVPRVFSNSIELNKQMISLLNDIYLDLGGEKPDNFVKQIISKNVFILLRSSKQVKANVHFLQSSLSLSNEEFLTLLHGQGGDVLDLSNEYLKKTLGNVKEKLLSHGCTEKEADMFVLKHLRILYLSPQNLNEKIDCLLQANININLILKSPLVLDKSIKTISNRIDELGKLGYNFQIHGIGILALSKRRFEAKLEKLQAAIILHGSN; translated from the coding sequence ATGAGAGGGCTGGTGAACATGAAAAATAAACAGCTTTTCAACATGAATTCTTGGCTTGTCAAGTTGTCTACAGACATTATATTCAGAGGGGATTCCACTAGGTTTCTTTGCCTTAAGATTGATAGCTCCAGTGACGAATTGGACAAGGAGAACAACATTTTGGTGAAAAATCTGGCTGGTATGGGCGTGGATGTCAAAATGGTAAGAAAACGACAGCCTGGTGTTCTCAAGAGGCAGATCACCAATGAAGATGGCCTGAAGATTTTTTTGCAAGGCAAAGGGGCTAACAGAGAAGCCATTGCCAGTATAATCTCACGTTATCCACGTGCCATCACTCGCTCACACCAGTCTCTCAAGGAACGCTGGGAAATTTGGCGAAGCATTTTGATGACCGACACAGAAATTGTAACAATCCTGAAACGTTCCCCTGAATCCTTTTTTCGTTCTGGGAATAATGAAAACATGCAGAAGAACATTACCTTATTTTGTTCTATTGGGCTGACTTCTAAGGATCTTTGCAACATGCTGACCAGAGTTCCAAGGGTGTTTTCTAACAGTATAGAGCTCAATAAACAAATGATAAGCCTCTTGAATGACATCTATTTAGATCTAGGTGGAGAAAAGCCAGATAACTTTGTAAAACAGATAATTTCTAAAAATGTCTTTATCCTCTTACGGAGCAGCAAGCAAGTGAAAGCAAACGTTCATTTTCTGCAGTCATCTTTAAGTCTGAGCAACGAGGAATTTCTAACTCTGTTGCATGGGCAAGGAGGTGATGTTCTGGATCTATCTAATGAATACCTAAAAAAGACACTTGGAAATGTGAAAGAGAAACTGTTGTCTCATGGGTGCACTGAAAAAGAGGCAGATATGTTTGTCCTTAAGCACCTTCGCATTCTATACCTTTCTCCACAGAACCTGAATGAAAAAATAGATTGCCTCTTGCAGGCAAATATTAACATTAATCTAATACTGAAAAGTCCTCTAGTTCTGGACAAAAGCATCAAAACTATAAGTAACCGTATTGATGAGCTGGGAAAGCTAGGCTATAACTTTCAAATCCATGGGATTGGAATTCTTGCGTTGAGTAAACGACGATTTGAAGCAAAATTGGAAAAGTTACAGGCGGCAATCATTTTGCACGGCTCTAATTGA
- the LOC117060347 gene encoding HAUS augmin-like complex subunit 8 gives MAENEAVAAAPPPYVGAGSSDVCLEAEAAASLRAEPGPASEEKAGARPKQRGGRIVPSRYLDYQKGSGKAAAKATADPHEVLQSTLVESHGRSRPELEVSAIKSKSCPRASSSKHHLKATPREKQSQVSPDSDDLIRMLESETLLLTYASLKMEKNTAFLEGQAERNLLTLSREAARLQADAQKKLCRLQRLRKDRQLSESLDRQLEVLGPVFEQSRAFEKAALLWLGPNPQACPPPGKSNSKGPAAEAALCQAA, from the exons ATGGCCGAGAACGAGGCTGTTGCAGCTGCCCCGCCCCCTTACGTCGGAGCAGGAAGC AGTGATGTCTGcttggaggcggaggcggcggcttCTCTCCGCGCGGAGCCCGGCCCGGCGTCCGAGGAGAAGGCGGGAGCCCGGCCGaagcagagagggggaagaatcGTGCCCTCACGATACCTGGACTATCAAAAAGGATCTGGAAAGGCCGCTGCCAAAGCCACAGCTGACCCTCATGAGGTTTTGCAGTCCACTTTGGTGGAGAGCCACGGAAGATCCCGGCCGGAACTAGAGGTCTCTGCCATCAAAAGCAAAAGCTGCCCCAGAGCATCGAGTTCAAAACACCACCTAAAAGCCACCCCCCGAGAAAAGCAGAGCCAGGTCTCTCCTGATTCTGATGACCTGATTAGGATGCTGGAATCGGAGACACTTCTGTTGACCTATGCCTCCCTAAAGATGGAGAAGAATACCGCTTTCTTGGAAGGGCAGGCCGAGAGGAACCTGCTAACCCTCAGCAGGGAGGCTGCGAGGCTGCAGGCGGACGCCCAGAAGAAACTGTGCAGGCTGCAGCGCCTAAGGAAGGACCGCCAGCTCTCTGAGTCGCTGGACAGACAGCTGGAAGTGCTTGGTCCCGTTTTTGAGCAGAGCCGGGCATTCGAAAAAGCAGCTCTACTTTGGCTAGGCCCAAACCCCCAGGCTTGCCCCCCTCCAGGCAAATCCAACAGCAAGGGGCCGGCAGCTGAAGCCGCCCTCTGCCAAGCTGCTTGA
- the CHCHD2 gene encoding coiled-coil-helix-coiled-coil-helix domain-containing protein 2, with amino-acid sequence MPRGSRSRTSRMAPPASRAPMRSAPPPASRAPVPAPAPASAVASPAPRQPGLMAQMATTAAGVAVGSAVGHTLGHAMTGGFGGGSSEAARPDITYQEPQTAQPAMQQSQFTPCQYEMKQFLECAQNQADLKLCEGFSEVLKQCRFANGLA; translated from the exons ATGCCGAGGGGAAGCAGGAGCAGAACGTCCCGAATGGCGCCCCCTGCCAG CCGTGCGCCTATGAGGTCTGCTCCACCACCAGCTTCTCGTGCCCCtgttcctgcccctgcccctgcctctGCAGTGGCTTCTCCTGCCCCCAGGCAGCCTGGCCTAATGGCCCAGatggccaccactgctgctggCGTGGCCGTGGGCTCTGCTGTAGGGCACACACTCGGGCATGCCATGACCGGAGGGTTTGGAGGTGGAAGCTCTGAAGCAGCAAGGCCCGACATCACTTACCAG GAGCCTCAGACAGCCCAGCCTGCGATGCAGCAGTCGCAATTCACCCCTTGCCAGTACGAGATGAAGCAATTCCTGGAGTGCGCCCAGAACCAGGCCGACTTGAAGCTGTGCGAGGGGTTCAGCGAGGTGCTGAAGCAATGCCGGTTTGCAAATG GTTTAGCCTAA